The following DNA comes from Hordeum vulgare subsp. vulgare chromosome 3H, MorexV3_pseudomolecules_assembly, whole genome shotgun sequence.
CATTCTTCTGTCTGAATTTCATTTGTGAAATATGGGCATGCACATGGTTACCAGACGAGGACTGTCAtccattgtttttgtttttgcaggatatggTTGCGTTCTCTTGCTGTGTCTTTGACGGTGGTGATGAGGAAAAAAAGGAATTGGATGAGGCCAGGGAAAGAGGCTGGCGTGGAAAATTTACTAGGCCTGGACGTGTAATAAGGCCTGGAGCAATAAGGATGAATGGTAAATGTCCACTTACACCTTTGGAGGTATGGTAGCATGTAATGTTGGTGTTACTGCTTCAGAAGATGCTTCGGAAATTCATTATGAAGTGAATACAAGCTATATTTCCAGAAAATCTAGTCTGATTTCAGCAGCAGTTGGTGCCGATTCTTTTTTATAGTCATTTACATGtccatgctgtatgttgtttaggTTGGATTAATGCTTCGTGGAATGGGTTTCAGCAATAAGACTTCAATCTATTTGGCTTCTGGGAGAATATATAAAGCAGAGAAGAACATGGCTCCTCTCCTTGAAATGTTCCCTCTCTTACAGACAAAAGAAACATTGGCATCAGATGAAGAACTTGCTCCGTTCAAGGTTTGTAGGAATTGGAGCGTTAAAGTCTTATTTACTGAACTTTGAAGTATGCTGCTCTACTGCTCTAACATAGCACAATGTTTTCCAGAATTTCTCCTCGAGGATGGCAGCTATTGACTACAGTGTTTGTGTTCATAGTGAGGTTTTCGTGACTACTCAAGGTGGAAATTTTCCTCATTTCCTTCTTGGTCATAGAAGATACTTGTATGGTGGCCACTCAAAGACAATTAAGCCTGATAAAAGAAGATTGGCCATACTCTTTGACAGTCCACGTATCGGGTATGTTATTGTGGTTTACCTTTTCACTCTGCATGACTTGGATACTCCTATATTTTTTCACTTTTGGAATCATAAATATTATTTTGTTAAAACTGCACTCCCCTTCTATGCAGATGGAAGTCACTAAAACGTCAGCTG
Coding sequences within:
- the LOC123444929 gene encoding protein ESMERALDA 1-like isoform X2, translating into MERFSNNLSNVYNFKIKAWSPIQYYKDVVLPKLIEERVIRISPFANRLSVDAPPAVQRLRCLANFEALKFSKPITALSDTLISRMREKSVENNGKYVAVHLRFEEDMVAFSCCVFDGGDEEKKELDEARERGWRGKFTRPGRVIRPGAIRMNGKCPLTPLEVGLMLRGMGFSNKTSIYLASGRIYKAEKNMAPLLEMFPLLQTKETLASDEELAPFKNFSSRMAAIDYSVCVHSEVFVTTQGGNFPHFLLGHRRYLYGGHSKTIKPDKRRLAILFDSPRIGWKSLKRQLLSMRSHSDAKGIQIKRANESVYTFPSPDCMCHPNKSEHSKHIQAR